The segment CGCACGGTACAGCCCTCAGCCACCGCGTCGGCGGCAGCCACGCCGTCGGCGAACGCTAGCTCCAAGCCGAGCGCCGCCCCGAGCCAGGCACCTTCCCCCGCTCCGAGCACCGGAGCACCCCAAGCACCCGCGCCCGCCGCTCCAGCGCCCGCCCCGGCAGCACCGGCAGCACCGGCCGCTCCTGTGGCCGTCGATGACCCCGCCGGCGCCCAGGCCTACGCCGCGAGCGTGCTTTCCTCCTACGGTTGGGGCCCGGGCGAAATGTCCGCCTTGACCACCCTGTGGAACAAGGAATCCGATTGGCGGACCACTGCCACCAACGCTTCCAGCGGCGCGTACGGCATTGTGCAGTCGCTTCCGGGCGAAAAGATGGCTTCCGAAGGCGCCGACTGGCAGAGCAACTACCAAACCCAGATCCGTTGGGGCCTGAACTACATCAAGGAACGCTACGGATCACCGTCTGCGGCTTGGGCCTTCCACTTGGCCCACAACTGGTACTAGACCGGCAAACAGGCATCGATGCGCGCGAGGTCCGTCCCACCAAGGGGCGGACCTCTGCGCCTTTGACCAGGCACATATCCACAGCCACGTCACAGGTTCCGCCTAAAGCCTTCATATTCCGCCGCGGCACTCTGGATACATGACGCTCATCGAATCCACCACAGGAACCTTGAAGGACCCCGCGGTGGTGCCGCCGCGCCTTCCCCACCAACCGAGCACCCCTGCTCACCGTTTCCCCCTCCAAGAAGGCGCTGTGCGACGCGCCCCTGTGGACACCCACACCACCATCCCCGTCCTCGATGTCACCATCCCGGTCTTCAATGAGGAGCACGACCTCGAAGAGTGCCTGCGCAGGCTCCACGACCACTTGCGCGAGTCCTTCCCGCACGGCTTCCGCATCACCGTGGCGGACAACGCCAGCACGGACAGCACCTTGAAAATCGCCGAGCGCGTGGCCAGGGAACTTCCGGAACTAGCGGTGGTCCATCTTGAGGAGAAGGGACGCGGCAACGCCTTGCGCAAGGTGTGGCTCGCCTCGCCGTCGCCGGTCCTGGCCTACATGGACGTGGATCTGTCCACGGACCTCGCCGCACTGGCACCCCTCTTGGCGCCGCTGATCTCCGGCCATTCAGACCTTGCCATCGGCACCAGGCTGACGCGCAACTCCCGGGTTGTCCGCGGGCCCAAGCGCGAATTCATCTCGCGCAGCTACAACCTGATGCTGCACTCGTTCATGGGAGCCCGCTTCAGCGATGCCCAATGCGGCTTCAAAGCGATCCGGGCCGATGTGGCACAACAGATCCTCCCGCACACCTTGGACAACTCGTGGTTCTTCGACACCGAGCTCCTGGTCCTTGCCGAACGCTGCGGTCTCCGTGTCCATGAGGTTCCCGTCGACTGGATCGACGATCCCCACTCCAGCGTGGACGTGGTGCGCACCGCTTTGGCCGACATACGCGGCATGGTCCGGCTCACCCGGGACCTGCTCTCCGGACGTATTCCCATCCCGGAACTGCGTGCGGCGCTTGCGCGCGGGCCACTCCCGGCGTCGTCGCGTACGGCGGAGCAGAATCCGCGCAGCAGCCTCTTCGGGCAATTGGTGCGTTTCGCCGCCATTGGTGCTGTATCGACCCTCGCCTATGTACTGATCTTCCTGTTGTGCCGTGGCTTTATGGATCCGCAGCTCGCCAACTTCCTTGCCTTGCTCGTCACGGCCATTGCCAACACGGGCGCTAACCGGCGCTTCACTTTCGGCATCCAGGGCGGCAACCCCGCACGCCACCATTTCGAGGGATTGATCGTCTTCGGCATCGGCCTTGCCCTCACTTCAGGAGCGCTCGCGTTAGTGCACAGTACGACGACGCCGGACCGTTGGGGCGAGCTCCTCACAGTAGTCGCAGCGAACCTCGCCGCCACCGCAGTCCGCTTCCTCCTGTTCCGGCTCTGGGTCTTCCGGCAGCCAGCCCGGCCAACAGCGCCAGAGCAGCCAACAGCGCCAGAGCAGCCGGCACCCACCACACAAGCCACCGCGCACACAGAAACGGCAGCATCATGACCTCCACGATTACTCCCGCAAGCACGGGAACCGCCGTCGAAACTGCCGACGAGGCACACGGCCGCCACTCGATAGGACCATCAGCTCCCGGCGGCACTCCGCGCTGGACCCGATACGCTTTTGGCGGGCAACCTCGTTGGGTACGGCCGTCCGCCGCGGGGCTCCTCATAGCCACCGCGTTCCTCTATCTCTGGAATCTCGCGGCCACGGGCTACGGAAACTCCTTCTACGCCGCCGCCATCCAGGCCGGCACCAAGAGCTGGACGGCTTTGCTGTTCGGTTCGCTCGACGCCGGGAATGCCATCACCGTGGACAAGCCGCCGGCCGCCCTGTGGATCCCTGCGCTGGCGGGCCGGATTTTCGGCTTCTCGCCCCTGAGCATGCTGGTTCCCGAGGCGCTCATGGGAGTGGCCGCCGTCGGGCTCCTCTATTTGACGGTCAAGCGCGTGTCCGGGCCGGGCGCGGGCTTGCTGGCCGGCGGCGCCTTGGCACTGACTCCGGTGGCGGCGCTCATGTTCCGGTTCAACAATCCCGACGCCATGCTGACCCTGTGCTTGGTGCTCGCGGCGTACTTCACCACCCGTGCCATCGAACGCGCGGGCTGGAAGTGGCTCGCCGCGGCAGGCGCAGTGGTGGGCCTGGCGTTCCTGAGCAAGATGCTGCAGGGATTCCTGATTGTTCCGGGCTTGGGACTCGCGTACCTCTGGGCCGCCCCCACCCCGTTGCGGCGCAGGCTGCTGCACCTGCTCGGCGCCTTGGCCGGTATCGCAGTGGTAGCCGGCAGCTACATCGCCCTCTTCCAGCTCACTCCGGCTTCTGCACGGCCTTACATGGCGGGATCGCAAACCAACAGCTTCCTTGAGCTCACTTTCGGCTACAACGGGCTGTCCCGCATCACCGGCTCGGGCGAAGGCGGCCCTGGCGGCGGTGGCGCTGGAGCACCCGGGGGCGCCTTCGGTGGCGGTGGTGGCGGCAACGCCGGCTTCGGCGGAACTGCCGGGATCACCCGCATGTTTGGCACGAGCTTCGGCGCCGAAATCTCCTGGCTCCTGCCTGCCGCGCTGATCCTGCTGGCCGCCGGCCTGTGGTTCACCCGCCGGGAAGCGCGTGCATCGCGTACCCGGGCCTCGCTCCTCCTGTGGGGTGGCTGGTTCCTGGTGACCGCGGGAATCCTCAGCTTCATGAGCGGCATCGTCCACCCGTACTACGCGGTAGCGCTCGCACCGGCCATCGCCGCCTTGGTGGGCATTGGCAGCGTTGAGCTGTGGCGTGGCCGCGGGTATTGGCCAGCCAGGATTGTCTTGTCCGTGGTAATCCTCGGTAGTTCAGCGTGGTCCGCGGTTCTCTTGGGCCGTGACGCCTCATGGCTTCCATGGTTGCGCATCGCGATCGTCGTCCTAGGCGTGGTAGCGGCCGCGGCAATCCTGCTTCGCGTCGACTCGCTGCGCTTTGTCGCTCAGAACACGGCCGGCCGGTTCCGGAACGCGGCTGCCGCGGCCGTCGTCGTCGTTTCCCTTCTGGCCGGCGGACTCGGTACTGCGGCGTGGACGCTCGCGACGGCGGCGACCGCGCACTCCGGTTCCATCCCGACGTCGGGACCCTCCGGTTCCGCCACGGGCGGCTTCGGAAACCGCACCAGGGGCTTTGGCGGCGGCACCATGGGCCAATCCGCGGGGCAGGCTGCAGGCGGCCCCGGTTCCGAGGGAACGGCCGACGCCGGGTTGACCGCGCTGCTGACGTCCACCACCACGAAGTGGTCCGCGATCGTCTCCGGGGCCACACAGGCAGCCAGCCTTGAGCTCGCCACGAACACCAACGTGATTGCGCTCGGCGGCTGGAATGGCGGCGATCCTTACCCGACACTGGCACAATTTCAAGACATGGTGGCCAAGGGACAAATCGGCTACTACATCGCCGGTGGCGGCCTGGGCGGCGGCGGATTCGGCGGCCAAGGCGGAAACTCCGAGGTAGCCGCTTGGGTGCAAGCCAACTTCCAAGCCCAGACGGTGGGCAACTCCACCGTCTACAAGCTGACAAAGTAGATTCCGATGACCACTTCCTCTTCCACAGACACCGGTTCCAAGCCAGGGCAGCCCGCTCAGCCATCGCGATTGCTTGAGCCGGCGCTCCCGGAAGGGCCCGCTCCCCGCGAACCGGGCAGCCCCGGAACAAGGGGCGAACGCCGGAACCGGGGCCCGCATGTCCTGCGACACCGTCTGGAGCTCGCTATCGTGCTCCTCGCGACGGCGGTCCTGTACCTCTGGAACCTTGGCGCCTCCGGCTGGGCCAACCCGTTCTATTCCGCGGCAGCCCAGGCCGGTTCGCAGAATTGGGCAGCCTGGTTCTTCGGATCATCCGACGCCGCCAACTCCATCACGGTGGACAAGCCGCCGGCGTCGCTATGGATCATGGGCCTCTCAGTGCGGATCTTCGGGCTAAGCTCCTGGAGCATCCTGGTACCCGAGGCACTCATGGGTGTCGCCACCGTGTGGCTGCTGTACGTGGCGGTCCGGCGCGCGGCGGCCCCTGCTCTGGACGATCCGCGGCTCGCGCACCGGGCGGGGCTGCTGGCCGCCGTCGTCATGGCCATCACCCCGGTGGCAACCCTCATGTTCCGTTTCAACAATCCGGACGCCCTGCTGGTGCTGCTCATGACGGCCGCCGGCTACGCCACGCTCCGTTCCATCCAGGAGAACAAGCTCCGCTGGATCCTGTTGGCCGGGGTGTTCCTGGGCTTTGGCTTCCTCACCAAACAACTCCAGGTGCTCCTGGTGGTTCCCGGTTTTGCCGTGGCGTACGTGGTTGCCGCCCAAGGTGGAGTAGGCCGTCGCCTGCTTCGGCTGCTCGGCGCAGGAGCAGCCATGGTGGTCTCGGCAGGATGGTGGCTCGCCGTCGTCGAACTCATTCCCGCGAATATGCGGCCATACATTGGCGGTTCACAGAACAACTCGATCCTGGAACTGACGCTCGGCTATAACGGCTTGGGCAGGCTCAGCGGCGACGAGACCGGAAGTGTTGGCGGGGGCAACGGCTGGGGAGTTCCCGGGCTGCTCCGGATGTTCAACAGCGAGTTCGGAGGCCAGATTGCCTGGTTGCTGCCGTCCGTGCTGCTCCTCGCGGGAGGGCTGCTGTGGCTGGGTCGGCGCGCCCCCCGCACTGACGGCGTCCGCGCCTCGGTGATCGTGTGGGGTTCGTGGGTGCTGGTCACCGGACTGGTTTTCAGCTTCATGGCGGGCATCATCCACCCCTACTACGCGGTAGCGCTGGCTCCGGGGATCGCCGGACTCGCCGGTTTGGGCGGGGCGCTTTTGTGGCAGCACCGCGCGCAGCTCGTGGCTGCGGTTCTGCTTGCCGCAGCCGTGACCGCTGCCGGATTGATGGCGTTCGGCCTCCTGGGCAGCACCCCGACCTTCGTGCCGTGGTTGCGGTGGCTGGTGTTGTTTGGTGGTTTCGCCGCCGCAGCCGGACTGCTCGCGGGACGCTTCGCCTCGCCTCTCCTCCAACGCACGACGGCGGTGCTCGCCCTCGCGGCCTCGCTCGCCGGCCCTCTGGCGTACTCCATTTCAACGGCATCCGTACCGCACAGTGGCGCAATCGTCAGCGCCGGTCCCGCCACCGGATTCGGTGGCTTCGGCGCAGGCGGCTTCGGCGCAGGCGGCTTCGGGCAAAACACGCCGCCTCGACCCCTCCAGCAGCCGGGGACCCAAGGCGGCTTTGGTGGCGCTCGGCAAGGCGGCATGGGCGGCTTGCTCGGCGCCAGCACGCCGTCGTCGGAATTGGTTTCCGCGCTGAAAACCGGAGCTGCGAACTACACTTGGGCGGCCGCCGTCGTTGGCTCCAACAATGCGGCCGGTTACCAGCTGGCCACCGAGCTGCCGGTCATGGCGGTGGGCGGCTTCAACGGCACGGACCCTGCCCCCACGCTCCAGCAGTTTGAACAGCTCGTGGCGCAAGGCAAGATCCACTACTTCATTGCCAGCGGGACCATGCAAGCCAACAGCGGATCGAACGATCCGGCCCAGATCGCGCAATGGGTGGCTGCGAACTTCCAAGCACAGACCATCGGCGGGACCAGTGTGTACGCGCTGGCGGGCTAAGGGCGGCTAGAACCGGAGCTCGACCACCCGGCGGCCCGAAGCGTCCAGACCGGCCATGGCAGTGACAGCTGAGTAATCCGCGATCTGCCAGAGCCCTTCCGCCGCCTCGCCGCCGGCGTCGCCCACCACCACGGTCCGCATGCCCGCCGCACGGGCGGCAGCGATGCCCGCCGGGGCATCTTCGAAGACGACCACGTCGGCAGGCTCGGCACCCAACAGCGCGGCTGCCGTGAGGTAGCCTTCAGGGTCCGGCTTGCCGCGCGTCACTGCCTCAGCGGTAACAGTGGTCGCTGGCATCTCGAGTCCGGCTGCCTTCATGCGCGCGCTGGCGAGGATGCGATCGGCCGAGGTGACCATGGCGACGGCGTCGGAAGGCAGGGACTCCAGCAAGTCCGCGGCCCCTGGCAACGCCACTATTCCATCCGTCCGGGTCCGTTCCATCTCGCCGAGTTCCTCGGCGAGCGCATCGAGGTCAGCTCC is part of the Arthrobacter methylotrophus genome and harbors:
- a CDS encoding glycosyltransferase; protein product: MTLIESTTGTLKDPAVVPPRLPHQPSTPAHRFPLQEGAVRRAPVDTHTTIPVLDVTIPVFNEEHDLEECLRRLHDHLRESFPHGFRITVADNASTDSTLKIAERVARELPELAVVHLEEKGRGNALRKVWLASPSPVLAYMDVDLSTDLAALAPLLAPLISGHSDLAIGTRLTRNSRVVRGPKREFISRSYNLMLHSFMGARFSDAQCGFKAIRADVAQQILPHTLDNSWFFDTELLVLAERCGLRVHEVPVDWIDDPHSSVDVVRTALADIRGMVRLTRDLLSGRIPIPELRAALARGPLPASSRTAEQNPRSSLFGQLVRFAAIGAVSTLAYVLIFLLCRGFMDPQLANFLALLVTAIANTGANRRFTFGIQGGNPARHHFEGLIVFGIGLALTSGALALVHSTTTPDRWGELLTVVAANLAATAVRFLLFRLWVFRQPARPTAPEQPTAPEQPAPTTQATAHTETAAS
- a CDS encoding glycosyltransferase family 39 protein, which produces MTSTITPASTGTAVETADEAHGRHSIGPSAPGGTPRWTRYAFGGQPRWVRPSAAGLLIATAFLYLWNLAATGYGNSFYAAAIQAGTKSWTALLFGSLDAGNAITVDKPPAALWIPALAGRIFGFSPLSMLVPEALMGVAAVGLLYLTVKRVSGPGAGLLAGGALALTPVAALMFRFNNPDAMLTLCLVLAAYFTTRAIERAGWKWLAAAGAVVGLAFLSKMLQGFLIVPGLGLAYLWAAPTPLRRRLLHLLGALAGIAVVAGSYIALFQLTPASARPYMAGSQTNSFLELTFGYNGLSRITGSGEGGPGGGGAGAPGGAFGGGGGGNAGFGGTAGITRMFGTSFGAEISWLLPAALILLAAGLWFTRREARASRTRASLLLWGGWFLVTAGILSFMSGIVHPYYAVALAPAIAALVGIGSVELWRGRGYWPARIVLSVVILGSSAWSAVLLGRDASWLPWLRIAIVVLGVVAAAAILLRVDSLRFVAQNTAGRFRNAAAAAVVVVSLLAGGLGTAAWTLATAATAHSGSIPTSGPSGSATGGFGNRTRGFGGGTMGQSAGQAAGGPGSEGTADAGLTALLTSTTTKWSAIVSGATQAASLELATNTNVIALGGWNGGDPYPTLAQFQDMVAKGQIGYYIAGGGLGGGGFGGQGGNSEVAAWVQANFQAQTVGNSTVYKLTK
- a CDS encoding ArnT family glycosyltransferase, with the translated sequence MTTSSSTDTGSKPGQPAQPSRLLEPALPEGPAPREPGSPGTRGERRNRGPHVLRHRLELAIVLLATAVLYLWNLGASGWANPFYSAAAQAGSQNWAAWFFGSSDAANSITVDKPPASLWIMGLSVRIFGLSSWSILVPEALMGVATVWLLYVAVRRAAAPALDDPRLAHRAGLLAAVVMAITPVATLMFRFNNPDALLVLLMTAAGYATLRSIQENKLRWILLAGVFLGFGFLTKQLQVLLVVPGFAVAYVVAAQGGVGRRLLRLLGAGAAMVVSAGWWLAVVELIPANMRPYIGGSQNNSILELTLGYNGLGRLSGDETGSVGGGNGWGVPGLLRMFNSEFGGQIAWLLPSVLLLAGGLLWLGRRAPRTDGVRASVIVWGSWVLVTGLVFSFMAGIIHPYYAVALAPGIAGLAGLGGALLWQHRAQLVAAVLLAAAVTAAGLMAFGLLGSTPTFVPWLRWLVLFGGFAAAAGLLAGRFASPLLQRTTAVLALAASLAGPLAYSISTASVPHSGAIVSAGPATGFGGFGAGGFGAGGFGQNTPPRPLQQPGTQGGFGGARQGGMGGLLGASTPSSELVSALKTGAANYTWAAAVVGSNNAAGYQLATELPVMAVGGFNGTDPAPTLQQFEQLVAQGKIHYFIASGTMQANSGSNDPAQIAQWVAANFQAQTIGGTSVYALAG
- a CDS encoding HAD-IA family hydrolase produces the protein MNFSAEAVKTLAVRAVLFDMDGTLVDSTAIVEQVWSEFAGRYGLDIEEILRTSHGIQAKDTVRRFAPEGADLDALAEELGEMERTRTDGIVALPGAADLLESLPSDAVAMVTSADRILASARMKAAGLEMPATTVTAEAVTRGKPDPEGYLTAAALLGAEPADVVVFEDAPAGIAAARAAGMRTVVVGDAGGEAAEGLWQIADYSAVTAMAGLDASGRRVVELRF